The following proteins are encoded in a genomic region of Methylobacterium tardum:
- the rplB gene encoding 50S ribosomal protein L2: protein MALKTFKPVTPSLRQLVLADRRELYKGKPVKALTEGKSSSGGRNNLGRITVRFRGGGHKRVLRNVDFKRREQLGVAATVERIEYDPNRTAFIALINFPDGKQSYILAPQRLQPGDKVVAGESVDIKPGNAAPVGSMPVGTIVHNVELKIGKGGAIARSAGNYAQIVGRDQGYVTLRLNSGEQRLVHGQCFASVGAVSNPDHMNISLGKAGRNRWLGKRPHNRGVAMNPVDHPHGGGEGRTSGGRNPVTPWGVPTKGKKTRSNKRTDVFILSSRHNRKK, encoded by the coding sequence ATGGCCTTGAAGACATTCAAACCGGTCACGCCGAGCCTGCGCCAGCTCGTGCTCGCCGACCGCCGTGAGCTCTACAAGGGCAAGCCGGTGAAGGCGCTGACGGAGGGCAAGTCGTCCTCCGGCGGCCGGAACAACCTCGGCCGCATCACCGTCCGCTTCCGGGGCGGCGGCCACAAGCGCGTGCTGCGCAACGTCGACTTCAAGCGTCGCGAGCAGCTCGGCGTGGCCGCCACGGTGGAGCGGATCGAGTACGATCCGAACCGCACTGCGTTCATCGCGCTGATCAACTTCCCCGACGGGAAGCAGAGCTACATCCTGGCCCCCCAGCGCCTGCAGCCGGGCGACAAGGTGGTGGCCGGCGAGAGCGTCGACATCAAGCCGGGCAACGCCGCTCCGGTCGGCTCGATGCCGGTGGGCACGATCGTCCACAACGTCGAGCTGAAGATCGGCAAGGGCGGCGCGATCGCCCGCTCGGCCGGCAACTACGCGCAGATCGTCGGCCGCGACCAGGGCTACGTGACGCTCCGCCTGAACTCGGGCGAGCAGCGCCTGGTCCATGGTCAGTGCTTCGCCAGCGTCGGCGCGGTTTCCAACCCGGACCACATGAACATCTCGCTCGGCAAGGCCGGGCGCAACCGTTGGCTCGGCAAGCGCCCGCACAACCGCGGCGTGGCGATGAACCCGGTCGACCATCCGCACGGCGGCGGCGAGGGTCGCACCTCGGGCGGCCGCAACCCGGTCACGCCCTGGGGTGTGCCCACCAAGGGGAAGAAGACCCGGTCCAACAAGCGGACCGACGTGTTCATCCTGTCCAGCCGCCACAACCGCAAGAAGTAA
- the rpsS gene encoding 30S ribosomal protein S19, with protein MARSLWKGPFVDGYLFKKAEAARGSSRSEVIKIWSRRSTILPQFVGLTFGVHNGQKHIPVYVSEEMVGHKFGEFSPTRTFPGHAADKKAKRR; from the coding sequence ATGGCACGCTCTCTCTGGAAGGGGCCGTTCGTCGACGGCTACCTCTTCAAGAAGGCCGAGGCGGCGCGGGGATCCTCGCGCTCCGAGGTCATCAAGATCTGGAGCCGCCGCTCCACGATCCTCCCGCAGTTCGTCGGGCTCACCTTCGGTGTGCACAACGGGCAGAAGCACATCCCGGTCTACGTGTCCGAGGAGATGGTCGGTCACAAGTTCGGCGAGTTCTCGCCGACCCGCACCTTCCCGGGCCACGCGGCCGACAAGAAGGCGAAGAGGCGCTGA
- the rplV gene encoding 50S ribosomal protein L22, with product MGKQATPRALPENEAKAVARMLRVSPQKLNLVAQMIRGKKVDTALAELQFSRKRISTEVKKCLESAIANAENNHDLDVDDLVVSQAFVGKALVLKRFHARARGRGARILKPFSNLTIVVREVRRAEAA from the coding sequence ATGGGCAAGCAAGCCACCCCCCGCGCGCTCCCCGAGAACGAGGCGAAGGCCGTCGCGCGCATGCTGCGCGTCAGCCCGCAGAAGCTCAACCTCGTGGCGCAGATGATCCGCGGCAAGAAGGTCGACACGGCGCTGGCCGAGCTCCAGTTCTCGCGCAAGCGGATCTCGACCGAGGTCAAGAAGTGCCTCGAGAGCGCCATTGCCAACGCCGAGAACAACCACGATCTGGATGTCGACGACCTCGTCGTCTCCCAGGCCTTCGTGGGCAAGGCGCTGGTTCTCAAGCGCTTCCACGCCCGCGCCCGCGGCCGCGGCGCGCGTATCCTGAAGCCCTTCTCGAACCTCACCATCGTGGTTCGTGAAGTCCGCCGTGCCGAAGCGGCTTGA
- the rpsC gene encoding 30S ribosomal protein S3, with amino-acid sequence MGQKVNPIGLRLGINRTWDSRWFANKGDYAKLMHEDVAIRAALMKQLKQAAVSKIVIERPHRKCRVTIHSGRPGVVIGKKGADIEKLRKLVGTMTKADVTINIVEVRKPEIDATLVADSIAQQLERRVAFRRAMKRAVQSAMRLGAEGIRINCSGRLGGAEIARQEWYREGRVPLHTLRADVDYGTATAFTTYGTCGIKVWVFKGEILEHDPMAQDKKAQEEGGRSGGRRERDGEGGRERGRREREHA; translated from the coding sequence ATGGGCCAGAAAGTCAACCCGATCGGTCTCCGGCTCGGCATCAACCGGACCTGGGATTCCCGCTGGTTCGCCAACAAGGGCGACTACGCGAAGCTCATGCACGAGGACGTCGCGATCCGCGCCGCCCTCATGAAGCAGCTCAAGCAGGCGGCGGTCTCCAAGATCGTCATCGAGCGCCCGCACCGGAAGTGCCGCGTCACCATCCACTCGGGTCGTCCGGGCGTGGTGATCGGCAAGAAGGGCGCGGATATCGAGAAGCTGCGCAAGCTCGTCGGCACCATGACCAAGGCCGACGTGACCATCAACATCGTCGAGGTGCGCAAGCCCGAGATCGACGCCACACTGGTGGCCGACTCGATCGCCCAGCAGCTCGAGCGCCGCGTCGCCTTCCGGCGCGCCATGAAGCGGGCCGTCCAGTCGGCCATGCGTCTGGGCGCCGAGGGCATCCGGATCAACTGCTCGGGCCGTCTCGGCGGCGCCGAGATCGCCCGCCAGGAATGGTACCGCGAGGGTCGCGTCCCGCTGCACACGCTGCGCGCCGACGTCGATTACGGCACCGCTACGGCGTTCACGACCTACGGCACCTGCGGCATCAAGGTGTGGGTGTTCAAGGGCGAGATCCTTGAGCACGACCCGATGGCCCAGGACAAGAAGGCCCAGGAAGAGGGCGGCCGCTCCGGCGGACGCCGTGAGCGCGATGGCGAGGGCGGCCGCGAGCGCGGACGCCGCGAGCGCGAGCACGCGTAA
- the rplP gene encoding 50S ribosomal protein L16 — protein MLQPKKTRFRKQFKGRIHGAAKGGFELNFGQFGLKAVEPERVTARQIEAARRAITREMKRQGRVWIRVFPDVPVSPKPTEVRMGSGKGAPDYWAARVHPGRIMFEVDGVAENIAKEALRLGAAKLPIRTRVVQRIAD, from the coding sequence ATGCTGCAACCGAAAAAGACCCGCTTCCGCAAGCAGTTCAAGGGCCGCATCCACGGTGCGGCCAAGGGCGGCTTCGAGCTGAACTTCGGCCAGTTCGGTCTGAAGGCGGTGGAGCCCGAGCGCGTCACCGCCCGCCAGATCGAGGCGGCCCGCCGCGCGATCACCCGCGAGATGAAGCGCCAAGGCCGCGTCTGGATCCGGGTGTTCCCGGACGTGCCGGTCTCGCCGAAGCCGACCGAGGTCCGCATGGGCTCCGGTAAGGGCGCCCCGGATTATTGGGCGGCCCGGGTCCATCCCGGCCGGATCATGTTCGAGGTCGACGGCGTTGCCGAGAACATCGCCAAGGAGGCGCTCCGCCTCGGCGCCGCGAAGCTCCCGATCCGCACGCGGGTCGTCCAGCGCATCGCCGACTGA
- the rpmC gene encoding 50S ribosomal protein L29, with amino-acid sequence MKSTQRVSDLKALSPDQLNDELINLKKEQFNLRFQGATGQLENVARVREVRRDIARVRTLQRAKTLQQAKG; translated from the coding sequence GTGAAGTCGACCCAACGAGTGTCTGATCTCAAGGCCCTGTCGCCGGATCAGCTGAATGACGAGTTGATCAACCTCAAGAAGGAGCAGTTCAACCTGCGCTTTCAGGGGGCCACCGGCCAGCTCGAGAACGTCGCCCGCGTCCGTGAGGTCCGCCGCGACATCGCCCGTGTCCGGACTCTGCAGCGTGCCAAGACGCTGCAGCAGGCCAAGGGCTGA
- the rpsQ gene encoding 30S ribosomal protein S17: MPKRILQGTVVSDKGEKTIVVKVERRFTHPVMKKTVRRSKNYHAHDEANVAKVGQTVFIEECRPFSKTKTWKLVEGDATVQAEAGEAA, encoded by the coding sequence ATGCCGAAGCGCATCCTGCAGGGCACCGTCGTCAGCGACAAGGGTGAGAAGACCATCGTGGTGAAAGTGGAGCGTCGCTTCACCCACCCGGTGATGAAGAAGACCGTGCGTCGCTCGAAGAACTACCACGCGCACGACGAGGCGAATGTCGCCAAGGTCGGCCAGACGGTGTTCATCGAGGAGTGCCGCCCGTTCTCGAAGACCAAGACCTGGAAGCTGGTCGAGGGCGACGCGACGGTGCAGGCCGAGGCCGGCGAGGCTGCCTGA
- the recA gene encoding recombinase RecA, which yields MPPVDKDKSKAIDAALAQIERAFGKGSIMRLGKNDKVQEVETVSTGSLGLDIALGVGGLPRGRVIEIYGPESSGKTTLALHTIAEAQKKGGVCAFVDAEHALDPVYARKLGVNLGDLLISQPDTGEQALEITDTLVRSGAIDVLVVDSVAALTPRAEIEGEMGESQPGLQARLMSRALRKLTGSISRSNCMVIFINQIRMKIGVMYGSPETTTGGNALKFYASVRLDIRRISTLKDRDEAIGNQVRVKVVKNKVAPPFKQVEFDIMFGEGVSKVGELIDLGVKAGIVEKSGAWFSYNSQRLGQGRENSKGFLRDNPEIASKIEASIRQNSGLVAEKILENATPTADDLGEGEA from the coding sequence ATGCCCCCGGTGGACAAGGACAAGTCCAAGGCCATTGACGCCGCCCTGGCCCAGATCGAGCGTGCCTTCGGCAAGGGCTCGATCATGCGGCTCGGCAAGAACGACAAGGTGCAGGAGGTCGAGACCGTCTCCACCGGTTCGCTCGGGCTCGACATCGCCCTCGGCGTCGGCGGCCTGCCCCGCGGCCGCGTCATCGAGATCTACGGTCCTGAATCGTCCGGCAAGACGACGCTGGCGCTTCATACGATCGCCGAAGCCCAGAAGAAGGGCGGCGTCTGCGCCTTCGTGGATGCCGAGCACGCGCTCGATCCGGTCTACGCCCGCAAGCTCGGCGTGAACCTCGGCGACCTGCTGATCTCGCAGCCCGACACGGGCGAGCAGGCCCTGGAGATCACCGACACGCTGGTGCGCTCCGGCGCCATCGACGTGCTGGTGGTCGATTCGGTCGCCGCGCTGACCCCGCGGGCCGAGATCGAGGGCGAGATGGGCGAGAGCCAGCCCGGCCTCCAGGCACGCCTGATGAGCCGTGCCCTGCGCAAGCTCACCGGCTCGATCTCGCGCTCGAACTGCATGGTCATCTTCATCAACCAGATCCGGATGAAGATCGGCGTGATGTACGGCAGCCCCGAGACCACCACGGGCGGTAACGCCCTGAAGTTCTACGCCTCGGTGCGCCTCGACATCCGCCGGATCTCGACCCTGAAGGACCGCGACGAGGCGATCGGCAATCAGGTCCGCGTGAAGGTGGTGAAGAACAAGGTCGCGCCGCCGTTCAAGCAGGTCGAGTTCGACATCATGTTCGGCGAGGGCGTGTCGAAGGTCGGCGAGCTGATCGACCTCGGCGTCAAGGCCGGGATCGTCGAGAAGTCGGGCGCCTGGTTCTCGTACAACAGCCAGCGCCTCGGTCAGGGCCGCGAGAACTCGAAGGGGTTCCTGCGCGACAACCCGGAGATCGCGTCCAAGATCGAGGCCTCGATCCGCCAGAATTCAGGCTTGGTCGCCGAGAAGATCCTGGAGAACGCCACGCCCACAGCGGACGACCTCGGCGAGGGCGAGGCGTAA